Genomic DNA from Candidatus Bathyarchaeota archaeon:
ACCCGGCGGTCGTAGAATGCGCGGTTGTCGCGGCGCCGCATGACATCAAGGGCGAGGTTCCAGTGGCCTTCGTCACGCTAAAGCCAGGATACAACCCGACGCCTGAGCTTGAGGCTGAACTGAAGAAGCAAGTGGACAAGGCGATAGGCCCGACAGCCAGACCGGAAAGGGTCATAATTGTCGACGATCTACCAAAAACCAGGAGCGGAAAGATCATGCGGAGGATTCTTAAAGCCTTAACCAGCAATCAGCCAATAGGCGACATCTCAACCCTAATGAACCCAGAGTCAGTAGAGGCGCTTAAGCAGAAAGTAGGCTATAAAGGATCACCATAAACATCCTCGACAACCCCATTAATTTTTTTTTATGTAATATCATTTATTGCAAAGAGCATAGTTAGCAGTTCCTGAATAAGATTGATCAAGTATTTTGCGGCTGCCTGTCGCGGAATAAAGGTCTCCGCGGACTTTAATCGCTCAAACAATTATGGCCAAGTGTGAAGCAAGCAAAAACGACATAGCCTACACATAATCTGGGACAGCATAGGAAAAGAGGACCCGCCAAAACTTGGTGGGCCCGGGGCGATTCGAACGCCCGACCAACAGGTTTCTCATCCAGGCATTATGAGCCTGCCGCTCTAACCGTGCTGAGCTACGGGCCCATAACTGTCATAGAAAATATCGGTCAGCTCCTTACTTAAGAATTTTCCTCCGCGCCTAGGCCTTTTTGGACATTTTTCACTAACATTTGATTAAAAAACTAATATGCTTCTAAGCGTTTCCTCCCCCGACTCCTCTATTAAGATGATAATCCTTAAATAATATTACTCTCTTCGCTAATGTCAATCCGGCGGGATGAGGGGCACATTCTAATATGAAGGCGGATAGGCGGATCGTCTTACTTGACCAATCAATCGCCAAACACAATTACAGGAAAGACTCCCTTCTGGAGATACTGCACACCGCACAGGAGATTTACGGCTACCTGGACAGGGAGATCCTTCTTCATATTGCCAATGCGCTGAAGATTCCGCCGAGCCACGTCCTCGGTGTCGCAACATTCTACAATTTCTTTAAGCTTAAGAAGCCAGGGGCGCATGTAGTGACCTTCTGCTATGGAACCGCCTGCTTCGTCAGGGGCGTCGAAGAAATAGTCGCCGCAGTCGAACGTGAATTCAATGTTAAACGCGGCGAAACAAGCCCTGACGGCAGACTCTCAGTATTCATCACGAGATGCATCGGCGCATGCGCCATGGCCCCAAACGTTATTATCGATGATGAGCATATCGGAAAGGCGACGAAAGATCTTAC
This window encodes:
- a CDS encoding NAD(P)H-dependent oxidoreductase subunit E, which produces MKADRRIVLLDQSIAKHNYRKDSLLEILHTAQEIYGYLDREILLHIANALKIPPSHVLGVATFYNFFKLKKPGAHVVTFCYGTACFVRGVEEIVAAVEREFNVKRGETSPDGRLSVFITRCIGACAMAPNVIIDDEHIGKATKDLTINKIRQRLEAWK